One Desulfovibrio sp. ZJ209 genomic window carries:
- a CDS encoding tripartite tricarboxylate transporter permease, which produces MGPEIMSALSMALSPASLLANAFGVALGITFGALPGLTATMGVALLMPLTFNMPPVEAFSSLLGMYCGAIYGGCITAILVGTPGTVAAAATMLEGPRLTARGLGKKALDMATLASFLGGVLSCIALMTIAPLLARAAMAFGPAEYFSVAFFGMAIVATLAASSVLKGAIATLLGLYIATIGGDPISGELRNTFEIPALFGGISLVPILVGLFAVGQILISLEEGFISKDKPIKKVDVSGKGLGLREFFSHWVTLIRSSIIGIVVGIVPATGSGTASYIAYSTAKQTSKHPEKFGTGILEGVAATESANNAVTGAALIPLLTLGVPGDMVTAVMLGAMMIQGLVPGPMLFKDAPDAVFGIFIALWVANCLMCAMGLVAVRPLSKVLQIPKGILMPSVMTLCVVGGYAVNNSMFDLYIVSIFGVLGYVMHKIDMPASPLLLSVILAPIAETNFRRALVISNNDYSVFVTSPICVCVLLASFLVVARAAWMEVNRRRREHGNGTEPGEQSPDGTA; this is translated from the coding sequence ATGGGACCTGAAATCATGTCCGCCCTGTCCATGGCGCTTTCCCCCGCGAGCCTTTTGGCCAATGCCTTCGGCGTGGCCCTCGGCATCACCTTTGGGGCCCTCCCGGGGCTGACAGCCACCATGGGCGTGGCGCTCCTCATGCCGCTGACCTTCAACATGCCGCCGGTGGAGGCCTTTTCCTCGCTGCTCGGCATGTATTGCGGCGCCATTTACGGCGGCTGCATCACGGCCATCCTTGTGGGCACCCCGGGCACGGTGGCCGCGGCCGCCACCATGCTCGAAGGCCCGCGCCTCACCGCCCGCGGGCTGGGCAAAAAGGCGCTCGACATGGCCACACTGGCCTCGTTCCTCGGCGGGGTGCTGAGCTGCATCGCCCTCATGACCATCGCGCCCCTGCTGGCCCGCGCGGCCATGGCCTTCGGCCCGGCGGAATATTTTTCCGTCGCCTTCTTCGGCATGGCCATCGTGGCCACACTCGCCGCCAGTTCCGTCCTCAAGGGGGCCATCGCCACCCTGCTCGGGCTCTATATCGCCACCATCGGCGGCGACCCCATTTCCGGCGAACTGCGCAATACCTTTGAGATCCCGGCGCTGTTCGGCGGCATCAGCCTCGTGCCCATCCTGGTGGGCCTCTTCGCCGTGGGGCAGATCCTCATCTCCCTTGAAGAGGGTTTCATCAGCAAGGACAAGCCGATCAAAAAAGTGGACGTGAGCGGCAAGGGGCTGGGCCTGCGGGAATTTTTCTCCCACTGGGTGACGCTCATCCGCTCCTCCATCATCGGCATCGTCGTGGGCATCGTTCCGGCCACAGGTTCGGGCACGGCCTCCTATATCGCATACTCCACCGCCAAGCAGACCTCCAAGCATCCTGAAAAATTCGGCACCGGCATCCTCGAAGGCGTGGCCGCCACCGAATCCGCCAATAACGCCGTCACCGGCGCGGCGCTCATCCCGCTGCTCACGCTCGGCGTGCCGGGCGACATGGTCACGGCCGTCATGCTCGGGGCCATGATGATCCAGGGGCTCGTGCCCGGGCCCATGCTGTTCAAGGACGCGCCCGATGCGGTCTTCGGCATCTTCATCGCGCTGTGGGTGGCCAACTGCCTCATGTGCGCCATGGGCCTCGTGGCCGTGCGGCCGCTTTCCAAGGTCCTCCAGATACCCAAGGGCATCCTCATGCCCTCGGTCATGACATTGTGCGTGGTGGGCGGCTATGCCGTGAACAACTCCATGTTCGACCTCTATATCGTCAGCATCTTCGGGGTGCTTGGCTATGTCATGCACAAGATCGACATGCCGGCCTCCCCACTGCTCCTCTCCGTCATCCTGGCGCCCATTGCCGAAACCAATTTCAGGCGGGCCCTTGTCATCTCCAACAACGATTACAGCGTGTTCGTGACGAGCCCCATCTGTGTCTGCGTCCTGCTTGCCTCGTTCCTCGTCGTCGCCCGCGCCGCGTGGATGGAGGTCAATCGCAGGCGGCGCGAACATGGCAACGGCACAGAGCCCGGAGAACAGTCGCCCGATGGCACGGCGTAG
- a CDS encoding tripartite tricarboxylate transporter TctB family protein, which yields MANKTDIATGVAVLGCSFLGAYGIKTTGSSASATDSLGATAFPTAIIVLLFICGCLLIFQGMKKSDVTDYWPSRPVLCRTLANIVLFLLYAGLVMVLGEWFVQTDVEMLQQNMGFGIGTFIYLMAAFYLNGRRRLWEMLLVAVLVPASIILLFNKMFQIALP from the coding sequence ATGGCAAACAAAACTGACATCGCCACGGGCGTCGCCGTGCTGGGCTGCTCCTTCCTTGGAGCGTACGGCATCAAGACCACAGGCAGCTCGGCGAGTGCGACGGATTCTCTCGGGGCCACGGCATTTCCCACGGCCATCATCGTGCTGCTGTTCATCTGCGGCTGCCTGCTCATTTTCCAGGGCATGAAAAAGAGCGACGTGACCGACTACTGGCCCAGCCGCCCCGTGCTCTGCCGGACGCTTGCCAATATCGTCCTTTTTCTCCTCTATGCCGGTCTCGTCATGGTCCTCGGCGAATGGTTCGTCCAGACGGATGTGGAAATGCTCCAGCAAAACATGGGCTTTGGCATCGGCACCTTCATTTACCTGATGGCCGCGTTTTATCTCAACGGCAGGCGCAGGCTCTGGGAAATGCTGCTCGTGGCCGTGCTGGTGCCGGCGAGCATCATCCTGCTGTTCAACAAGATGTTCCAGATCGCGTTGCCCTGA
- a CDS encoding helix-turn-helix transcriptional regulator, with product MESQEAKLYLVPFDTAQRPVYWFNDDFCANSWSRPHAHPWGELAYTGHGGIVICTEYGNWLAPPHRAIWIPAGLRHEWYVPCDAKDCSLWIDQSVLLGVERFTRCHMLKITPLVREILLYLTPQPSVYGDDARGRLIVTLLDLLLDLPEVTDPQAMPRDHRLLELCTILLTTPGEASTLSEWAGRLGMSERNLGRLFRRETGTSFRSWRQFQRMQSAHARLRQGESVTAVALDCGYSSVSAFIATFKEHFGFTPGKVAFGGHGA from the coding sequence ATGGAATCCCAGGAAGCCAAGCTCTATCTCGTCCCCTTCGATACGGCCCAGAGGCCGGTCTACTGGTTCAACGACGATTTTTGCGCCAACAGCTGGAGCCGGCCCCACGCGCATCCCTGGGGCGAGCTCGCCTATACCGGGCACGGCGGCATCGTCATCTGCACGGAATACGGCAACTGGCTCGCGCCGCCGCACCGCGCCATCTGGATACCCGCGGGCCTGCGCCACGAGTGGTACGTGCCCTGCGACGCCAAGGATTGCAGCCTCTGGATCGACCAGTCCGTGCTGCTCGGCGTGGAGCGCTTCACCCGCTGCCACATGCTCAAGATCACGCCGCTCGTGCGCGAGATCCTGCTCTATCTCACCCCCCAGCCCAGCGTCTACGGCGACGACGCCCGCGGGCGGCTCATCGTGACCCTGCTCGACCTCTTGCTTGACCTCCCCGAAGTGACGGACCCCCAGGCCATGCCGCGCGACCACCGCCTGCTCGAGCTGTGCACCATCCTACTCACCACGCCGGGCGAGGCCAGCACCCTGAGCGAGTGGGCCGGGCGCCTCGGCATGAGCGAGCGCAACCTGGGGCGCCTCTTCCGCCGCGAGACCGGCACCTCCTTCCGCAGCTGGCGCCAGTTCCAGCGGATGCAGAGCGCGCACGCGCGCCTGCGCCAGGGCGAGAGCGTCACCGCCGTGGCGCTCGACTGCGGCTATTCCTCGGTGTCGGCCTTCATCGCCACCTTCAAGGAACATTTCGGCTTCACTCCGGGCAAGGTCGCTTTCGGCGGCCACGGCGCCTGA